The following are encoded together in the Deltaproteobacteria bacterium genome:
- a CDS encoding methyltransferase domain-containing protein — MSTPEDAARRIFSERAATYTTSATHSDPQILARVVELCAPQPQWLALDVATGTGHTALALAPHVRAVVGTDLTPAMLAEAERLRRQRGIANVSFRVANAHQLPFAGGSFQLVTCRRAAHHFSQLAQALGEMHRVLAPGGRLVIDDRSVPEDDFVDRCMNQLDWLHDESHVQQYRPSQWRRLLAGAGFNLELVQPYEQHRPLSALTAGVSPQNVSRIHAILDGLTEEQRAKLNLCERDGAPHLTHWYVLLAAESA, encoded by the coding sequence ATGAGTACACCCGAAGACGCCGCCCGCCGCATTTTCAGCGAACGCGCGGCAACATACACGACCAGCGCCACCCACAGCGATCCGCAGATATTGGCGCGGGTGGTCGAGCTATGCGCGCCGCAGCCGCAGTGGTTGGCGCTGGATGTGGCCACCGGCACCGGCCACACCGCCCTGGCACTGGCGCCCCACGTGCGCGCCGTGGTCGGCACCGACCTGACTCCGGCAATGCTCGCCGAAGCCGAGCGGCTGCGCCGCCAACGGGGCATCGCCAACGTCAGCTTTCGCGTCGCCAACGCCCACCAGCTACCGTTTGCCGGCGGCTCGTTTCAGCTCGTGACCTGCCGGCGCGCGGCCCATCACTTCTCCCAGCTGGCGCAAGCACTCGGCGAGATGCATCGGGTGCTAGCGCCCGGCGGACGCCTGGTGATCGACGACCGCAGTGTGCCGGAGGATGACTTCGTCGACCGCTGCATGAATCAGCTCGACTGGCTGCACGACGAGTCGCACGTGCAGCAGTACCGGCCCAGTCAATGGCGGCGGCTACTGGCGGGTGCCGGCTTCAACCTCGAGCTGGTGCAACCCTACGAGCAGCACCGGCCGCTGTCGGCGCTCACGGCCGGCGTGTCGCCACAAAACGTGTCACGCATTCATGCCATATTGGACGGGCTGACGGAGGAGCAACGCGCGAAACTCAATCTCTGTGAGCGTGACGGCGCCCCCCACCTCACCCATTGGTACGTTCTGCTGGCAGCCGAGTCAGCTTGA